A single region of the Phyllostomus discolor isolate MPI-MPIP mPhyDis1 chromosome 14, mPhyDis1.pri.v3, whole genome shotgun sequence genome encodes:
- the LOC114512111 gene encoding membrane cofactor protein-like, producing MLYFHVLILLYLDACGAPPRYVSMMLQGGSKDVYQAGDSVQYQCRPGYMRIVPSLPVSSVCRPDNTWEPLQEACTKKPCPQLGDPTNGQVVYVNGTYQFGSQAHYVCNDGYYLIGTKILHCVLSGTTMEWSGNPPQCEKILCQPPGQIANGIYTNSHKDTFEYNEVVIYACNPSKGPDEYSLVGESRLVCTGHNQWSSGPPECKVVKCQYPVLANGRLVSGFGKKFSYKSMVVLECLKGFYLEGSNTIACGPNSTWEPQMPTCVKGTKGVFYF from the exons atgcttTACTTTCATGTTCTCATTCTGTTATACCTAGATGCCTGTGGTGCTCCACCAAGATATGTATCTATGATGCTCCAAGGTGGTTCTAAGGACGTTTATCAAGCTGGGGACAGTGTACAATATCAGTGTCGTCCAGGATACATGCGTATTGTTCCTAGTCTTCCCGTGTCTTCTGTTTGCCGGCCTGATAACACATGGGAACCTCTCCAGGAAGCTTGTACAA aaaaaccaTGCCCACAACTAGGAGATCCCACAAATGGTCAAGTGGTCTATGTAAATGGAACTTAccagtttggttcacaggctcactATGTTTGTAATGACGG ttATTACTTAATTGGGACAAAAATTCTCCACTGTGTGCTTTCTGGAACTACTATGGAATGGAGTGGAAATCCCCCACAGTGTGAAA aaatttTGTGTCAACCACCTGGACAAATAGCAAATGGAATATACACCAATAGCCACAAGGACACATTTGAATATAATGAAGTAGTAATTTATGCTTGCAATCCTTCAAAAGGACCAGATGAATATTCCCTTGTTGGAGAGAGCAGGCTTGTCTGTACTGGGCATAACCAGTGGAGCAGTGGCCCTCCTGAATGTAAAG TGGTCAAATGTCAATATCCAGTGCTTGCAAATGGAAGACTGGTGTCaggatttggaaaaaaattttcctaCAAGTCAATGGTTGTACTTGAATGCCTGAAGGGTTTTTACCTTGAGGGCAGTAACACTATCGCCTGTGGACCTAACAGTACTTGGGAGCCTCAAATGCCAACATGTGTTAAAGGTACAAAGGGTGtcttttatttctag